In a single window of the Silurus meridionalis isolate SWU-2019-XX chromosome 8, ASM1480568v1, whole genome shotgun sequence genome:
- the styxl1 gene encoding serine/threonine/tyrosine-interacting-like protein 1: MRQDGCVDSCTFWPVAVKKVVNPECLRSKTMGIALSRSDKCRNVSSTGLRSSVPGENSASCSEMNGIIKPSRNTIIQGTGTNNEEEQLLPALPEKSDIKRGYVTPQQVYNLLNAEAGEPALHDPYYILILDCRSADRYKQSHLVTARASVTVIHPDLGCLISCVQLQEFSIILLYAEEGHSPVGGQETCVDNPTLQHCFFQLSTLGMDPVILLGGYSAFHTLYPFLCTPRMVLLESERRLLTIYPSEILEGALYQGSASQAQDYRIIKNLHITHVVNATAEISDAFPNVLRYLRLRLSDDAQQDLRQALPEASHFIAAALRGSPGSPGGRVLVHCSMGRSRSSVLTLGFLMEQRRWSLLHAFRWLKERRTCAAPNAGFLRQLSDYEEQLFGRRLTLLDDIRL; the protein is encoded by the exons atgcgtcAGGATGGCTGCGTCGACTCGTGTACCTTTTGGCCTGTAGCGGTGAAGAAAGTTGTGAATCCCGAATGCCTCCGATCCAAAACCATGGGCATTGCACTGTCCAG GTCTGATAAATGTCGTAATGTCTCCTCCACTGGGCTCCGGAGCTCTGTGCCGGGAGAAAACAGCGCCTCCTGTTCAGAAATGAATGGCATCATCAAACCTTCTCGCAACACCATCATTCAAGGCACCGGGACAAACAATGAAG aggagCAGTTGCTTCCTGCCCTTCCAGAAAAATCTGATATTAAGAGGGGTTACGTGACCCCACAGCAGGTGTATAACTTGTTAAATGCAGAAGCCGGTGAACCAGCCCTCCATGACCCATACTACATCCTTATTCTGGACTGTCGCTCTGCAGACAG GTATAAGCAGAGTCACCTGGTTACAGCACGTGCAAGTGTGACCGTAATTCACCCAGATCTTGGCTGTTTGATAAGCTGTGTCCAGCTCCAGGAGTTTTCCATCATTTTGCTGtatgcagaggaaggacatagTCCAG TAGGAGGTCAAGAGACATGTGTGGACAACCCCACTCTACAACACTGCTTCTTTCAGCTGAGTACACTTGGCATGGACCCTGTGATCTTGCTTGGGGGCTACTCTGCCTTCCACACACTCTACCCTTTTCTCTGTACACCTCGGATGGTCCTTCTTGAGTCCGAGCGCCGCCTGCTCACCATCTATCCATCTGAGATCCTCGAAGGGGCTCTGTATCAAGGTTCTGCATCACAAGCACAGGACTATCGCATCATCAAGAACCTGCACATCACACATGTGGTCAATGCCACAGCCGAGATCTCAGACGCCTTCCCAAATGTCCTGAGGTACCTCCGACTACGGCTCAGCGACGATGCCCAACAGGACCTTCGCCAGGCACTTCCAGAAGCTTCACATTTCATAGCAGCAGCCCTGAGGGGTTCACCAGGATCACCTGGAGGCCGTGTGTTAGTGCACTGCAGCATGGGACGGAGCCGCAGCTCAGTATTGACTCTGGGCTTCCTGATGGAACAGCGCCGGTGGTCTTTACTTCACGCTTTCCGTTGGCTCAAAGAGAGGCGTACCTGTGCGGCACCGAATGCCGGGTTCCTCCGTCAACTCTCAGACTATGAGGAGCAGTTGTTTGGAAGGCGTCTAACCTTGCTCGATGACATTCGGCTATAA